Proteins encoded by one window of Candidatus Eisenbacteria bacterium:
- a CDS encoding S8 family serine peptidase: MGRLAIAAIGLLAIAAPALATFPYPAPPPGTPPQSYGAYLRLPMTVPPTRPGDFAGGDAWKLTSDQSGDPAIDASPDELFGVTGMSADLAWQVTTGRPDVLIAVLDSGIKWDDRGAMADLARKVHVNRHELPLPQNAAGQTKPAAAPGARNPDPYDLDDDGVLTAADYAADPRVGDRNANGVIDPEDLIAAFSDGVDGDTNGYVDDIAGWDFLDDDNDPFDDVSYGHGTGEARDSCAEADNGGDLGVCPNCMVMPVRVGDSFIADSNNFAQAVVFAVDSGAHVVQEALGAVNDSQFARDAIEYAYGRDVPVIASAADEESFHHNVPAANRHTITVNSVTKFTDVSGIELTPHSFLFLNGCTNYGGNIAVAIASSSCSSEATGRGSGIAGLLVSAALDAVEAGSLTPRRTDPTGNVHPLSANEVGQLLTMTADDIDFSSNRTAAFGLPGTTTVRYASQPGWDQYFGYGRAHAAHAVGAVAMGDIPPEADLLAPDWWTTLDPQSTPAVPITGSAAARRATSFGYELAFGCGVQPTEDRFHPIASASGVTSPLSAATLATWRVADAAATCAFDPAATPSTAPSGTASPNDTPDLFTITLRLRVVDDAGRTGESRRTVYVVHDQDLLPGFPVRLGGSGEASPLFIALKGHGKRAKENLLVATSDGLLHAYRPDGTEMKGWPVSTDLLPLHTGSHAFTVGALQPTYAESLGNGLAAADIDGDHRVEVVAGSLGGKLYVWDRKGRRRKGFPVTTDPRFSARTVRDRFNRVQRGLVAPPVLADLDSTPKTLEIVAAAMDRHVYVWRPDGSPLPGWPVQVVDRTQMAAIDPVSHKVTPKVVNGQAVALQGTKIVSTPAVGPLRGDGRPVIVVGTNEEYREAPNFAAAGNGTISLFINLGVLSQANGRVYAIPAAGMNDAEGATNPSGPYLTGWPARPAILADELLPWIEGVPGAPSMADVDGDGTLEVGISSVAGPAYLLQSDGSSFYGADAAGKPRTLPTDRATFGAASPTTDPFASVPSLGSGTFAPIGPGGTVAWIQTGAGFVRLLDAQLPAEQLPHDVHLLAWRAATGESLVAFPRLLDDLVFLGEPSVADISGDDVPEILVGSGGYLVHAIDASGTEPLRWPKFTGGWIIASPTVSQQFAKGSQVVAVTTREGYVWVWRSAGNPKTTPPWPRYHHDARNSGVLER, from the coding sequence ATGGGTCGTCTCGCGATCGCCGCCATCGGGTTGCTCGCGATCGCCGCGCCGGCGCTCGCCACCTTTCCCTACCCGGCGCCGCCTCCCGGCACCCCTCCCCAGAGCTACGGCGCCTACCTCCGCCTCCCCATGACCGTCCCGCCGACGCGTCCCGGGGACTTCGCCGGCGGCGACGCCTGGAAGCTCACCAGCGACCAGTCGGGCGACCCCGCCATCGACGCGAGCCCGGACGAGCTCTTCGGCGTCACGGGCATGAGCGCCGACCTCGCCTGGCAGGTGACGACGGGGCGGCCCGACGTGCTGATCGCCGTCCTCGACTCCGGGATAAAATGGGACGACCGCGGGGCGATGGCCGATCTCGCCCGCAAGGTGCACGTGAACCGGCACGAGCTGCCACTGCCGCAGAATGCGGCGGGCCAGACGAAGCCCGCGGCTGCGCCCGGCGCGCGCAACCCCGATCCCTACGACCTCGACGACGACGGCGTGCTGACGGCCGCCGACTACGCCGCCGACCCGCGCGTCGGCGACCGGAACGCCAACGGCGTCATCGACCCGGAGGACCTGATCGCCGCCTTCAGCGACGGCGTCGACGGCGACACGAACGGCTACGTCGACGACATCGCAGGGTGGGACTTCCTCGACGACGACAACGACCCGTTCGACGACGTGTCGTACGGCCACGGCACCGGCGAGGCGCGCGACTCGTGCGCCGAGGCCGACAACGGCGGTGACCTGGGCGTCTGCCCCAACTGCATGGTGATGCCGGTGCGGGTCGGCGACAGCTTCATCGCCGACTCGAACAACTTCGCGCAGGCCGTCGTCTTCGCGGTCGACAGCGGCGCCCACGTCGTCCAGGAGGCGCTCGGCGCCGTCAACGACTCGCAGTTCGCGCGCGACGCGATCGAGTACGCCTACGGCCGCGACGTACCCGTCATCGCGTCGGCGGCGGACGAGGAGAGCTTCCACCACAACGTGCCGGCCGCGAACCGGCACACGATCACCGTCAACTCGGTGACGAAGTTCACGGACGTGTCCGGCATCGAGCTGACGCCGCACTCCTTCCTCTTCCTCAACGGGTGCACGAACTACGGCGGCAACATCGCGGTCGCGATCGCGTCGTCGTCGTGCTCGTCCGAGGCGACCGGGCGCGGATCGGGCATCGCGGGCCTCCTCGTCTCGGCCGCGCTCGACGCCGTCGAGGCCGGCTCGCTCACGCCGCGCCGCACCGATCCCACCGGCAACGTACACCCGCTCTCCGCGAACGAGGTCGGCCAGCTCCTCACGATGACGGCCGACGACATCGACTTCTCGTCGAACCGGACGGCCGCTTTCGGGCTCCCGGGCACGACCACCGTGCGCTATGCGTCCCAGCCCGGCTGGGACCAGTACTTCGGCTACGGGCGGGCGCATGCGGCGCACGCCGTGGGCGCCGTGGCGATGGGCGACATCCCGCCGGAGGCCGACCTGCTCGCGCCCGATTGGTGGACCACGCTCGATCCGCAGTCGACGCCCGCGGTCCCGATCACGGGCTCGGCGGCGGCGCGTCGCGCGACGTCGTTCGGCTACGAGCTGGCGTTCGGGTGCGGCGTCCAGCCAACCGAAGACCGCTTCCATCCGATCGCGAGCGCGTCGGGCGTGACGTCGCCGCTGAGTGCAGCGACCCTCGCGACCTGGCGTGTCGCCGACGCCGCCGCCACCTGCGCGTTCGACCCCGCCGCCACCCCGTCGACGGCACCGAGCGGTACCGCGTCGCCGAACGATACCCCGGACCTGTTCACGATCACGCTGCGCCTGCGCGTCGTCGACGATGCGGGGCGAACGGGCGAATCGCGCCGCACGGTCTACGTGGTTCACGACCAGGACCTCCTCCCGGGCTTCCCCGTGCGCCTGGGCGGCAGCGGCGAGGCGTCGCCCCTCTTCATCGCGCTCAAGGGCCACGGGAAGCGGGCAAAGGAGAACCTCCTCGTCGCGACGTCGGACGGCCTCCTGCACGCCTATCGCCCCGACGGGACGGAGATGAAGGGCTGGCCGGTCTCGACCGATCTCCTGCCGCTCCACACGGGATCGCACGCGTTTACCGTCGGCGCGCTGCAACCCACCTACGCCGAGTCGCTCGGCAACGGCCTCGCCGCGGCGGACATCGACGGCGACCACCGCGTCGAGGTGGTGGCCGGATCGCTCGGCGGCAAGCTCTACGTGTGGGATCGCAAGGGTCGTCGCCGGAAGGGTTTCCCCGTGACGACGGACCCGCGCTTCTCGGCGCGGACGGTGCGCGACCGCTTCAACCGCGTACAGCGCGGGCTGGTCGCGCCGCCCGTGCTCGCCGATCTCGACAGCACACCGAAGACGCTCGAGATCGTCGCCGCGGCGATGGATCGCCACGTCTACGTGTGGCGTCCGGACGGCTCTCCGCTTCCCGGCTGGCCGGTGCAGGTCGTCGACCGCACGCAGATGGCGGCGATCGATCCCGTCTCGCACAAGGTCACGCCGAAGGTCGTGAACGGCCAGGCGGTCGCGCTCCAGGGGACGAAGATCGTGTCGACGCCGGCTGTGGGTCCGCTGCGCGGCGACGGCAGGCCCGTCATCGTCGTCGGGACGAACGAGGAGTATCGCGAAGCGCCGAACTTCGCCGCCGCCGGCAACGGGACGATCTCGCTCTTCATCAACCTCGGCGTGCTCTCGCAGGCGAACGGCCGCGTGTACGCGATCCCGGCCGCCGGCATGAACGATGCCGAGGGCGCGACGAATCCGTCGGGGCCGTATCTGACCGGCTGGCCGGCGCGTCCCGCGATCCTCGCCGACGAGCTGCTGCCGTGGATCGAAGGCGTGCCCGGCGCGCCGTCCATGGCCGACGTCGACGGCGACGGAACGCTCGAGGTCGGCATCAGCTCGGTCGCTGGGCCCGCATACCTGCTGCAGTCCGACGGCTCGTCGTTCTACGGTGCCGACGCCGCCGGCAAGCCACGTACGCTGCCGACCGATCGCGCGACTTTCGGCGCCGCCAGCCCCACGACCGACCCGTTCGCGTCGGTGCCGAGCCTCGGCAGCGGCACGTTCGCGCCGATCGGGCCCGGCGGCACGGTTGCGTGGATCCAGACCGGCGCGGGCTTCGTCCGCCTGCTCGATGCGCAGCTCCCGGCCGAGCAGCTCCCGCACGACGTGCACCTCCTCGCCTGGCGCGCCGCGACCGGCGAGTCGCTGGTGG